A region of the Acidicapsa ligni genome:
CAGGTTGATTCCCAGGTGCACGATGGTTTGAGCGATCTGAGGCCGGATTCCGCTCAGGATGCACTCGGCGCCCATCAGGCGGGCTGCGGTGATGGTTTTGAGCAGGTGCTGAGCGACCAGCGTATCGACTGTCGGCACGCCGGTGATGTCGATGATGGCGAACCGTGAGTTGGTCTGAACGATAGCCTGCAGGAGCGACTCCATGACCACTTGTGTTCGCGCACTGTCCAGGGTGCCGATCAGCGGCAGGGCAACGATTCCGTCCCAGAGGGTGACGACAGGTGTCGAGAGCTCGAGCATTTCCTCCTGCTGTCTCATGATGACCTGGTTTCGGCCGGCGATAAAACTGTCTGTCGTGTAGAGGGCAAGCCGGTCTACGAAGTCATTCACTTCTGTGATCTGCAGAAATAGCTGGTCTGCGTTATCTCCAGAGATGGAGCGAACGATCGAGAAGAGGGACGGCTTCAGCGACAGCACAAAGAGCGCGGTTTCCGAGGGAGTAAAACCAAGGGTGGCACGGGACATCGAGAGGCTATTCAAAAGATCTTTGAGGGGCTGCCAACCTGGCGCGTTCACGTCAGCCAGTTTGGTTCCGGAGGGCGCATCGACGATTGCCGACAGAACCTCAGCGGTCTGACTCTCTAATTCGCGGTCATCGATAATGTTGCGGCGGCGGCTGGCCACGCGGATGCTTTCCAGCCATTCCTTGAGGATTGATTCGCGATTCTTCTGAATCGCTTGGAATAGGTCACTCATGACTCTCCTTCAATGCTTGCCATTACCCTGCGGCAGGGAATTTAGAACAATGGCTTGGAACGAGGATCAGTCTATCAACATCGGCGCCCTTTTCACAGCTTGCAACTGAA
Encoded here:
- a CDS encoding STAS domain-containing protein, which codes for MSDLFQAIQKNRESILKEWLESIRVASRRRNIIDDRELESQTAEVLSAIVDAPSGTKLADVNAPGWQPLKDLLNSLSMSRATLGFTPSETALFVLSLKPSLFSIVRSISGDNADQLFLQITEVNDFVDRLALYTTDSFIAGRNQVIMRQQEEMLELSTPVVTLWDGIVALPLIGTLDSARTQVVMESLLQAIVQTNSRFAIIDITGVPTVDTLVAQHLLKTITAARLMGAECILSGIRPQIAQTIVHLGINLTDVITKARLADAFKLALTRSGRTVVRTDKPAAVTAATREN